From the genome of Halictus rubicundus isolate RS-2024b chromosome 2, iyHalRubi1_principal, whole genome shotgun sequence, one region includes:
- the Rad9 gene encoding cell cycle checkpoint control protein Rad9 isoform X1: MKCVIPGANVRVLAKAIHALARIGDEMYIEPQSSSVSFRTVNMANSAYADFTFYQSYFSYYVYGDLQENDALKCKISMRSAMMVFKTPNLIDKQVETCHIRLEPDASEILFILKYKNSIIKTHLLPILDCEILQTAYDKDCATNQFSSQPRVLGDAMQNFHQNLIEITLEASSQKLLLRNYIDDTSGLSNTTRTQLALGRGEFDRYDIKTDTSITFCMKEFKAFLNFAESVMIPVGIYFEQAGKPVIFGLKNPSFDGNLVLSTLSSGTDSQTDSTISGRQEKSVKRRAGNRRASRRSNKSATNIENKTAKKNKTAASVSAKDIHPRLVEQKKQTNEHTTKEKESSQLNRSNRTTKNNEGNDHISYLPVEEHSQKQSHSRSVEQNNQKIFHNNPSTSYNTSALSKPTTSARELVSSAFSTITKRKSVNNETGRQERENQDKADISDTVPNSPTPPAKKARLIFQKCFQKTFDPRTLPGYDIILAEDSDESGRE; encoded by the exons ATGAAATGTGTTATACCAGGAGCAAATGTGAGAG TTTTAGCGAAGGCTATACATGCATTGGCAAGAATTGGAGACGAAATGTACATAGAACCTCAAAGCAGTAGCGTATCATTTCGTACTGTCAACATGGCTAATTCTGCATATGCTGATTTTACATTTTACCAAAGTTATTTCTCCTATTATGTGTATGGCGATTTGCAAGAAAACGATGCGttgaaatgtaaaatttcaATGAGG aGCGCAATGATGGTATTTAAAACTCCAAATCTAATAGATAAACAAGTAGAAACATGTCACATCAGACTGGAACCGGATGcatctgaaattttatttattttaaagtacAAAAACAGTATTATAAAAACTCATTTATTACCTATATTAGATTGTGAAATATTACag ACTGCATATGATAAAGATTGTGCAACAAACCAGTTTTCATCTCAACCTCGTGTATTAGGAGACGCAATGCAAAATTTTCACCAGAACTTAATTGAAATCACGTTGGAAGCTTCATCTCAAAAGCTTTTATTAAGGAATTATATAGACGATACTTCAg GTTTGTCAAATACAACACGTACACAACTTGCACTCGGAAGGGGAGAATTTGATCGATATGATATTAAGACAGATACATCGATTACATTTTGTATGAAAGAATTTAAAGCTTTCTTGAATTTTGCAGAGTCTGTAATGATACCAGTTGGCATATACTTTGAACAAGCTGGAAA ACCAGTTATATTCGGATTAAAAAATCCATCTTTTGATGGAAACTTAGTACTTTCTACATTAAGTTCTGGTACAGATAGTCAGACTGACAGTACAATAAGTGGCAGACAGGAAAAGTCTGTTAAAAGGAGAGCAGGGAATAGACGAGCTTCTAGGAGATCCAATAAATCTGCAACTaacattgaaaataaaacagctaagaaaaataaaactgcaGCAAGTGTTTCTGCTAAAGATATTCATCCACGTTTAGTAGAAcagaagaaacaaacaaacgaacATACTactaaagagaaagaaagttcACAATTAAATAGATCTAATAGAACTACGAAGAACAATGAAGGCAATGATCATATAAGTTATTTACCAGTCGAAGAACATAGTCAAAAACAATCTCACAGTAGATCAGTAGAACAGAATAATCAAAAGATATTTCATAATAATCCATCAACCAGTTACAACACAAGTGCACTTTCTAAACCCACTACAAGTGCAAGAGAATTAGTAAGTTCTGCATTTTCCACAATAACAAAGAGGAAGTCCGTTAATAATGAAACAGGTAGACAAGAGAGGGAAAATCAAGATAAAGCTGACATTTCAGATACAGTACCAAATTCACCAACTCCACCAGCAAAAAA
- the Rad9 gene encoding cell cycle checkpoint control protein Rad9 isoform X2, which translates to MKCVIPGANVRVLAKAIHALARIGDEMYIEPQSSSVSFRTVNMANSAYADFTFYQSYFSYYVYGDLQENDALKCKISMRSAMMVFKTPNLIDKQVETCHIRLEPDASEILFILKYKNSIIKTHLLPILDCEILQTAYDKDCATNQFSSQPRVLGDAMQNFHQNLIEITLEASSQKLLLRNYIDDTSESVMIPVGIYFEQAGKPVIFGLKNPSFDGNLVLSTLSSGTDSQTDSTISGRQEKSVKRRAGNRRASRRSNKSATNIENKTAKKNKTAASVSAKDIHPRLVEQKKQTNEHTTKEKESSQLNRSNRTTKNNEGNDHISYLPVEEHSQKQSHSRSVEQNNQKIFHNNPSTSYNTSALSKPTTSARELVSSAFSTITKRKSVNNETGRQERENQDKADISDTVPNSPTPPAKKARLIFQKCFQKTFDPRTLPGYDIILAEDSDESGRE; encoded by the exons ATGAAATGTGTTATACCAGGAGCAAATGTGAGAG TTTTAGCGAAGGCTATACATGCATTGGCAAGAATTGGAGACGAAATGTACATAGAACCTCAAAGCAGTAGCGTATCATTTCGTACTGTCAACATGGCTAATTCTGCATATGCTGATTTTACATTTTACCAAAGTTATTTCTCCTATTATGTGTATGGCGATTTGCAAGAAAACGATGCGttgaaatgtaaaatttcaATGAGG aGCGCAATGATGGTATTTAAAACTCCAAATCTAATAGATAAACAAGTAGAAACATGTCACATCAGACTGGAACCGGATGcatctgaaattttatttattttaaagtacAAAAACAGTATTATAAAAACTCATTTATTACCTATATTAGATTGTGAAATATTACag ACTGCATATGATAAAGATTGTGCAACAAACCAGTTTTCATCTCAACCTCGTGTATTAGGAGACGCAATGCAAAATTTTCACCAGAACTTAATTGAAATCACGTTGGAAGCTTCATCTCAAAAGCTTTTATTAAGGAATTATATAGACGATACTTCAg AGTCTGTAATGATACCAGTTGGCATATACTTTGAACAAGCTGGAAA ACCAGTTATATTCGGATTAAAAAATCCATCTTTTGATGGAAACTTAGTACTTTCTACATTAAGTTCTGGTACAGATAGTCAGACTGACAGTACAATAAGTGGCAGACAGGAAAAGTCTGTTAAAAGGAGAGCAGGGAATAGACGAGCTTCTAGGAGATCCAATAAATCTGCAACTaacattgaaaataaaacagctaagaaaaataaaactgcaGCAAGTGTTTCTGCTAAAGATATTCATCCACGTTTAGTAGAAcagaagaaacaaacaaacgaacATACTactaaagagaaagaaagttcACAATTAAATAGATCTAATAGAACTACGAAGAACAATGAAGGCAATGATCATATAAGTTATTTACCAGTCGAAGAACATAGTCAAAAACAATCTCACAGTAGATCAGTAGAACAGAATAATCAAAAGATATTTCATAATAATCCATCAACCAGTTACAACACAAGTGCACTTTCTAAACCCACTACAAGTGCAAGAGAATTAGTAAGTTCTGCATTTTCCACAATAACAAAGAGGAAGTCCGTTAATAATGAAACAGGTAGACAAGAGAGGGAAAATCAAGATAAAGCTGACATTTCAGATACAGTACCAAATTCACCAACTCCACCAGCAAAAAA
- the Rad9 gene encoding cell cycle checkpoint control protein Rad9 isoform X3 codes for MMVFKTPNLIDKQVETCHIRLEPDASEILFILKYKNSIIKTHLLPILDCEILQTAYDKDCATNQFSSQPRVLGDAMQNFHQNLIEITLEASSQKLLLRNYIDDTSGLSNTTRTQLALGRGEFDRYDIKTDTSITFCMKEFKAFLNFAESVMIPVGIYFEQAGKPVIFGLKNPSFDGNLVLSTLSSGTDSQTDSTISGRQEKSVKRRAGNRRASRRSNKSATNIENKTAKKNKTAASVSAKDIHPRLVEQKKQTNEHTTKEKESSQLNRSNRTTKNNEGNDHISYLPVEEHSQKQSHSRSVEQNNQKIFHNNPSTSYNTSALSKPTTSARELVSSAFSTITKRKSVNNETGRQERENQDKADISDTVPNSPTPPAKKARLIFQKCFQKTFDPRTLPGYDIILAEDSDESGRE; via the exons ATGATGGTATTTAAAACTCCAAATCTAATAGATAAACAAGTAGAAACATGTCACATCAGACTGGAACCGGATGcatctgaaattttatttattttaaagtacAAAAACAGTATTATAAAAACTCATTTATTACCTATATTAGATTGTGAAATATTACag ACTGCATATGATAAAGATTGTGCAACAAACCAGTTTTCATCTCAACCTCGTGTATTAGGAGACGCAATGCAAAATTTTCACCAGAACTTAATTGAAATCACGTTGGAAGCTTCATCTCAAAAGCTTTTATTAAGGAATTATATAGACGATACTTCAg GTTTGTCAAATACAACACGTACACAACTTGCACTCGGAAGGGGAGAATTTGATCGATATGATATTAAGACAGATACATCGATTACATTTTGTATGAAAGAATTTAAAGCTTTCTTGAATTTTGCAGAGTCTGTAATGATACCAGTTGGCATATACTTTGAACAAGCTGGAAA ACCAGTTATATTCGGATTAAAAAATCCATCTTTTGATGGAAACTTAGTACTTTCTACATTAAGTTCTGGTACAGATAGTCAGACTGACAGTACAATAAGTGGCAGACAGGAAAAGTCTGTTAAAAGGAGAGCAGGGAATAGACGAGCTTCTAGGAGATCCAATAAATCTGCAACTaacattgaaaataaaacagctaagaaaaataaaactgcaGCAAGTGTTTCTGCTAAAGATATTCATCCACGTTTAGTAGAAcagaagaaacaaacaaacgaacATACTactaaagagaaagaaagttcACAATTAAATAGATCTAATAGAACTACGAAGAACAATGAAGGCAATGATCATATAAGTTATTTACCAGTCGAAGAACATAGTCAAAAACAATCTCACAGTAGATCAGTAGAACAGAATAATCAAAAGATATTTCATAATAATCCATCAACCAGTTACAACACAAGTGCACTTTCTAAACCCACTACAAGTGCAAGAGAATTAGTAAGTTCTGCATTTTCCACAATAACAAAGAGGAAGTCCGTTAATAATGAAACAGGTAGACAAGAGAGGGAAAATCAAGATAAAGCTGACATTTCAGATACAGTACCAAATTCACCAACTCCACCAGCAAAAAA